Proteins encoded by one window of Seriola aureovittata isolate HTS-2021-v1 ecotype China chromosome 4, ASM2101889v1, whole genome shotgun sequence:
- the pgm2l1 gene encoding glucose 1,6-bisphosphate synthase codes for MRQSNGPATVHRVLAGLAQSVSMGDDNGVNGDLNANLRCQSTGDPQLDNAVHQWLTWDKNRRTRAQVESLVAVGRLDDLRSILCSRMKFGTAGLRAPMGAGFNRINDLTIIQSTQGLFSYLSRYFADFKSRGVVVGFDTRGQEESGCNSQRLAKLTAAVILSRHVPVHLFSTFVPTPYVPYAVKKLRAAAGVMITASHNPKEDNGYKVYWCNGAQISSPHDNEILRSIEEQLEPWSASCWEEELVESSSLRTDPLTQINSCYMDELTSLCFHRDLNSSCPLKFVHSSFHGVGHVFVQQAFQTFGFVPPIPVPEQKDPDPNFSSVRCPNPEEGESVLELSLLLAERENACIVLATDPDADRLAVAEKSDGCGWKVFTGNELAALLGWWMFFNWRENHPDPADTQKVYMLATTVSSKILQAFARIEGFHFEETLPGFKWIGNRMHELTKTGNTVIFSFEESIGFLCGSMVPDKDGVSSAAVVAEMATYLHTKNLSLNQQLHNIYQMYGYHVSKTSYVICNDPPTIKKIFGRIRNFGGEGSYPETCGGVQIIHIRDVTTGYDSSQADLRSVLPVSKSSQMITFTLQNGMVATLRTSGTEPKIKYYTEFCAAPGKSDVSSLEEELRKVTAALVDEFLEPEKNHLIRRFV; via the exons AACCGGCGGACTCGGGCTCAGGTGGAGTCTCTGGTGGCAGTGGGTCGATTGGATGATCTGCGGTCGATACTCTGCAGCAggatgaaatttggtacagcTGGACTCAGAGCACCAATGGGAGCTGGATTCAACCGCATCAACGACCTCACCATCATCCAGTCCACACAG ggcCTGTTCTCCTATCTGTCCAGGTACTTTGCAGACTTCAAAAGCAGAGGAGTAGTTGTTGGTTTTGACACCAGAGGGCAGGAGGAGAGCGGCTGCAACAGTCAGAG gttGGCGAAGTTGACGGCTGCTGTGATCCTCAGCAGACAtgttcctgttcacctgttctcCACGTTCGTCCCCACGCCATACGTG ccgtATGCTGTAAAGAagctcagagcagcagctggagtgATGATCACCGCTTCACATAATCCTAAAGAAGACAATGGATACAAG GTGTACTGGTGTAATGGCGCTCAGATATCCTCACCTCATGACAATGAGATCCTGAGGAGCAttgaggagcagctggagccgTGGAGCGCCTCCTGCtgggaggaggagctggtggagagcaGCTCCTTGAGGACCGACCCCCTGACCCAGATCAACAGCTGCTACATGGACGAACTCACCTCCCTCTGCTTCCACAG GGACCTGAACAGCAGCTGTCCATTGAAGTTTGTCCACTCGTCCTTCCACGGCGTGGGACACGTCTTCGTACAGCAGGCCTTCCAGACCTTCGGCTTCGTTCCACCGATCCCCGTCCCCGAGCAGAAAGACCCCGACCCCAATTTCTCTTCAGTCCGCTGCCCAAACCCGGAGGAGGGAGAGTCTGTTCTG GAGCTTTCTCTGCTCCTTGCAGAGAGGGAAAATGCTTGCATTGTTCTGGCAACGGATCCTGATGCTGACCGTTTGGCTGTTGCAGAGAAGTCTGATGG gtgtggTTGGAAGGTGTTCACAGGTAACGAGCTGGCAGCTCTGCTGGGTTGGTGGATGTTCTTTAACTGGAGAGAGAACCACCCAGATCCAGCAGACACTCAGAAGGTTTACATGTTGGCCACCACAGTGTCCTCCAAAATCCTGCAGGCTTTCGCTCGTATCGAGGGGTTCCACTTTGAG GAAACTCTTCCAGGGTTTAAGTGGATTGGAAACAGGATGCACGAACTcaccaaaacaggaaacacagtcattttttCCTTTGAGGAGTCGATTG GGTTCCTGTGCGGCAGCATGGTCCCAGACAAAGATGGCGTGAGCTCGGCGGCAGTCGTGGCTGAAATGGCCACTTACCTCCACACCAAGAACCTGAGCCTGAACCAGCAGCTGCACAACATCTACCAGAT GTATGGTTATCATGTGTCAAAAACCTCCTACGTCATCTGTAACGACCCGCCCACCATCAAGAAGATCTTCGGCCGGATCAGGAACTTTGGCGGTGAGGGTTCATACCCGGAGACGTGCGGGGGCGTCCAGATCATCCACATCAGAGATGTAACCACGGGATATGACAGCAGCCAGGCTGACCTCAGATCG GTCCTCCCAGTGTCAAAGAGCAGTCAGATGATCACATTCACACTGCAGAACGGCATGGTGGCCACGCTGAGAACCAGCGGCACCGAACCAAAGATCAAGTATTACACTGAGTTCTGCGCTGCACCGGGGAAAAG TGATGTATCCAGTCTGGAGGAGGAGCTCAGGAAGGTGACGGCCGCTCTGGTCGACGAGTTCCTGGAGCCTGAGAAAAACCACCTGATTCGTCGCTTCGTTTAA